ACTCTAGCACCAGAACTAATTTTGGAGAATTTATGCAGTTTGACACTAGACTGTTATAGGGTAGAGATTTAACATGGAGCTATGTCAGTCACATGCTCAAATACAAAAAGTTACACCCACCCTCAAAGGAGGACAATgtcacttaatgggttaataggtTGTGGAAGAATGAGTTCCACATAGTACAGTGCCACCAGGTGTCAAAGTGTAGCTCGTGCAGCCAAGTCAAAGTCAAGTGTACAATGGACTAGACTGTTCCACTTAAGTTCCCAGCTCAGGTAATGCTTCCAGACCATTAGCCCTCCTAGGATTGCTGTGCTCCTCGGCGACTCACTCTTGGCGCAGGCAGCTGAAGTGTCCACCAATAGCAGCATCCACCTCTGCTTGTAGAACACAGTGCCTCTGATGGCTTCCACAGGGATCCCCGACACCTGAGGATAGAGAAGAGCGTTGGAGCAGAGACCGCGACGAGCCCCGTGCCTCACCGACCCCTAAAGACCCCCCTGtagactgcgcttgtagatctcaagatccgcccctcctgctctggactcgcctgacctcagcaccacattactggatcctcagctgatgcattGCACCACTATAGACACAACCTGCTATAATCccaacttgttgcatcctagaaGTTATTTGAATAGTGtggtttacagcaagtgcaaatatgaatcttgcattttaACACCCGTcggtcaccttggataaaaggaGTCTGCTAAAGTCATTCCTAGACTACTATTATGGCATCCTGCAATACAAAATACTTTACATTACACATTAAATAGATCTAAATTGTTCACAACAGCATATTAAATTGGGCTAGATTTTACTCCTAGTCATATGCAAAATTGAGAAGGCAGCTATAGCCAAAAAATGAAATTCAGAAAATTAAGTTGATTGCAAAAGAGATTTAACTTTAAACCCATcagcatttaaaaacaccaagttCGTCAACATCCTATTTTTTGCCTTGCTGTATATTTCTGGAGAGCCCTCAGATGTTAACACACAAAAGCACGCTATTAAATAATGGAAGCTGGTTTGGGATCACAGTATTTTAAGAACTCACCAGGAGCACCTCGGACATGGGCATGCCGTAGGGCGACCTGAAGATGATGCGGCTGGACGTGGAGTTGACGAGGTATCCTGCAGTACGGGCGTCCTCGGCGGTCATGGTTTTGGGGGGCATCCCGGTCTGGTGGAACACCACCTGCCACTCGGACATCACCGCTCCCTGGGCCTGCAGAGCAACACAACGAAAAGCCAGCCGAGACCCAGAGCCATTCGGGAAGCTGCAAGAGGTGCAGTTCAGAGAGCGTCCACAAGAGGCACTGCAAGCACTACAGAAAGAAACCTCTACACCAGAGGCATCAAACTCCACTCCGAGGGACAGTGTCCATTCCAGCGTCTCTCAATGAACACACTTGAACCAATTGGATAGGGTTAATATTTTTGCATGGTCTTGGTGGATTTCAGAAAATtcattcaaggtacactacctatacaAACAGAGGCCCGGGAGAGATGGTAATGCGTCCGATTAATCAAATGAAACCAAGTGCTTCAGAGCTGTGGGTTGAAGACACTGTGGTCCACCAGGAACAGTTTGACAACCCTGCTCTacaccagacccccccccccatcctggggaccccctgcacTTGCAGATTCTCATTCCAACCAGTTTATCAATTGCTTACACCCTTCATTCATCTAATAGTGCTTAAACCTGCAATTGTCCTCAGCTTTCAAGTTACTTCTAAAAGTTGAATACACTGCCAACCATTTAGACGCTGAACACAATTAAAGGTCTTAAGCCAATAGTTCAATTGAGCGCTCAGATGGAATTAAACACACAAGGGGCCCCCCCAGGACCTGGGAAGCCCTgtaccccccccccacctcccagcTGAAAGTTCACTCACTATGGAGAGAGCCGCTTCCCAGTCCTCCTTCTCCAGTCCTTCCTGAGCGATGACCGGGACATTCATCCTAACAGACACCTGGGGGCAGGAGGTTTGAACAGCAGGGATTGGAGCCAGACTCCATGCATAGCAGGCAGAGACGTGCCTGGTTTTGCGACAAGCTTGTTACCTAGGCACACTGTGGCTAAAATcgagctcacagtaaaacctggaccggacgtgaaactgctatgcaacaggaatcGCATTTACCCCTGAAGTGTAACTCCGTTAGTTagaattatttcttagcaggcacccttctccagggcgacttacaattattacaagataccacatttacatacacttacccatttatacagttgggtttttactggagcaatctaggtaaagtaccttgctcaagggtacagcagcagtgtcccccacctaggattgaacccatgaccctccagtcaagagcccagagccctaaccaccactccactgCTGCCCAGGGGgcaaaataagactcccattgcaaagcagtttgatccagtcctggttttactacaattAAGACACCCAAggttgttacctacacactgtgggtAAAATCAAGCTGatcataaaacctggaatgggtgaaactgctatgcaataggagtcatttTCATCCTTAAATCGCTAGGGTGCGATTGATCTATTAATAGGAGCAGATACATTGCTCAATTGTGAACTCTAGTTTCGGGGGTCCCCTTCACCTCCATGTAGTTATCCTCACAGACGATCTCACGGGGGTTCCAGGGGCTCTCCGtgctgcaggacagggagaagggGTAGACCGTCTCTCTGCCCAGAGAGTCCAGTCTCACAAAGCGGTACTGGAGCGCATAGGAGAAGTCATTCTAGAGAGAACGGAGAAAGAACCGGTTGGTACTGGAGACTTCTTCACAAGCAGCATACAGGGCTAGGACTTCCAAAAACAGGGTGGATGACAAGACCATTGCACCCCTAAAAGGAATTGGAGACCATTTGAGATAGTTCACCTCTTTCAATTGAAAGGAACTTAATGCACCAAACCGACTTCAAATGAATGCGTTGCCATTGCGAGATGTTTACCTGCCGATTGCAGACTTGATGAACATTGTAATTGATAAAGGGAACAGGATTATATAGATGCATGTGTCAGTCCAGCGTTGCGGTGTACGAGAGTGTAAAGCGggtttttgttttactgcagTGACGTACTCACCACGCTCTCCACGTGACAGGCCAAGAACGACGCTCTGAAGATCAAGTCTCCGGGAAGGTTGAAGGAATACGTAAACCCGCACGCCGCTGCGTAGCTGTCATTCAGCGGGTAAACCCCGCTTCTATCTGGAGGGGGGAGAAAAATGAGGGAGAACATCGCAACGGGGTACCGAGCAAATCCCATAGGGATTGAAATCATTTCAGAGATTCCGTTTATCTGTGGCACTCTTAACCAGCCAATAAGAGTTtcctttaaattactttaattcTGATACCCCACaaggtttttattaacaaaaagagACCCAACGTTTTACCCTATACTCAAAACCCGAATGCCCGCACAGCTGCCGTTTCTTAAACCGACCCAACTTACCGATGACGTCAAAGCGAAAGTTACCGCCGGCAAACTTGCCATTGGTTGACATCCAGAAGTACCGATCCCGGCACTCGGTCACAAAGTTACCTGAAGTCAGAAATGAACGCACAGAGCCGCTCCGTTATTTAAGAACACCGGCAATACAAAGTCACACACCATATTAAATAGAATAGATAAAACGTTTTGTAAGTTGGCTATATAGCGTTTCATAAGCCTAAACAAAGCTGCCAATTCAATCAATTAATAGAATACTCATAACGTGAACCAACTACAACGTTCAGGAAGTCTAAACGTTACATGCCAAATCATCAAGGGAGAGATGCTTAATTCTCTTCATTAAGCATCTCGAGTGACTCAATTATCTGATCTGCCCCGAGAGCCATCACCCTTTTATTCTGTATACAAGGGCGGTCAATCAATTTATTAAACATATCTGCTAATACTGTGATAGACATAATACACAGATTCCAGTTAGCGGGAGTCCTGGACTAGCCCAACTGGATAACATTAAATACCCCAACATTAGTGTAGAGTTGGGTTTGTGAACCCAAGACACACAAGTACCACATGAACCCAAGTGATACAGATATATTACACTGCAGACTGGAGATTGTTCTGCGGCGTGAATATTGATCTTACCCGACAAGTCCTGACGACCAAGCCAGCCGGCAACACCGCGCATAACCAGGCAACTCTGgaacaataataatcatatacATGTGAATTCATAGACATCCGGCACACTCATCCGCAGGAGCCAGTTAACTGAAGTAGAATGCTGAAGTTCAAATTAACTTACAGACCAAGGACTATGctaaattgttaattattttaaatgtgcacaGATAGAGGGGTTGGTGGAATTGCTTGAAAATGTGATAACCACAGTCGACGAATAGTGAGacaatatctatatctatcttaaaatctaattttaaaaaattaaactcACCCTAAAAGCAGCCTGAACCCCATCTCAATACGATTTCTCCAGCCGTGTCCACCACAGATCAGCAATCACTAACAACACCTCGCTTCTCTACCACAGAAAGAAGCCGCTGCGTTCGCTCGCTTGCTGGGACGCGGCGCGCCCCGGGGTTTATAAAGCCCTCAGAATCGCACCGCTTCCGATCACAGCACCTGACTGAGATTGAACTGAAGAGTCAACACGTGGTCTTAATCACGCGTGATTAACTGCTGATCGGGAGTCCCcagttatcatcatcatcatcatcatcatcatcatcatcatcatcatcattagtaGTATTTTGTTCTCtgagtttaatttaattaatgacgCAATGCGGGTCGATTTCCCCAACTGATCCTCCAGAGCGCGCAATGGGTCGGAATTGCTTGATCAATCCCACCTGCTATCGCTGCCGAGACCCAGCGTCTCCAGTATAAATACTCGGGTCGGGTCCGGTTAAACGATATCGGTGGTGTTGAGGTGTCGTGGTTATTCGGGCAATCAGCGTGGAGGACAGATACAATAGCCATCGCGCTCtttttacagtaagtgcagtcttatttatgtttttaaaaaaaatcttatttaaatTAGGAggtagcttatatatatatatatatatgtatgtatgtgtgtgtacatatatatatatatattatatatatatatatatatatatatatataatgtgtgtgtgtaaactagaaacacttttttttttttttcttccccctttgtgtgtgtgtcgagCACTTGTTTGGGAAGCTTAACTTTATTATTTTCCAACGGTGACAACATTCAAACATTAATAACATTCAAaagtactagcctacagatgccttgaccagactgcacccagctacctccagaccctcatctctccctacacccccactcgacctctccgctccgcctgcactagaagactggctctacctccgctacgctcccctgcctcccgagcccgctccttctccacccttgctccgcagtggtggaacgaccttcctacagatgtcaggactgcccagtccctgaccacattctggcgcctccttaagactcacctcttc
This genomic stretch from Acipenser ruthenus chromosome 48, fAciRut3.2 maternal haplotype, whole genome shotgun sequence harbors:
- the LOC131696828 gene encoding uncharacterized protein LOC131696828, which codes for MRGVAGWLGRQDLSGNFVTECRDRYFWMSTNGKFAGGNFRFDVIDRSGVYPLNDSYAAACGFTYSFNLPGDLIFRASFLACHVESVNDFSYALQYRFVRLDSLGRETVYPFSLSCSTESPWNPREIVCEDNYMEVSVRMNVPVIAQEGLEKEDWEAALSIAQGAVMSEWQVVFHQTGMPPKTMTAEDARTAGYLVNSTSSRIIFRSPYGMPMSEVLLVSGIPVEAIRGTVFYKQRWMLLLVDTSAACAKNPSVFDGTYLSWVTPRLITPLVLHPTKFLDKRITMGVEGRALDEVAATSRGYQLLVNRTAVEIRVPFGAVGGYRKSHVIDNKYNQVYEIDLFLEHQWADDLWEVTQHRSFKPARSPYLPETPYVVNNTVPSEKGFTVTLGNFKPDVELKNLTLNRVPLTLPEAQNRGVKINEVQHPNGTKDFVLKVPFDNPLVSVEYIGALIRRYTLNINYTLNIVPQNEPYFHPAAIVCDVKDVGVFPLHGCGL